The Leguminivora glycinivorella isolate SPB_JAAS2020 unplaced genomic scaffold, LegGlyc_1.1 Scaffold3, whole genome shotgun sequence DNA window gagCGAGTAAATGATCATACCGCGTACAACACAAAATCCTCATCTCCATCATTGACAGTCAATAAGATTTTATTATAAAGAGATAACAACTACCAATTAATTATGTACTGTACATATAAAGTAATCGACATCATTATCATGTGTTGTGCTCTGTGAATCCCGCTCATGTAAATATGTTCGTATTTGGTTTTATTTGCACAATATTCATTAATTTATGCGAGCATTGCGATATCGAAGGTATTTGGTTATACTTCTCGGAATTAATGCATAGTGCATATTTAATCTATTTAGTTTATAGGTACGATTAAACCTACTATTCATTCAcatttactaaaataaatttaagGTAATACGATTCACATCAGACACAAGTCCCAAACACATCTTAAGGTCCCTAATATCCCCATACGTTCATAAAGGTCAATTTCCAAAATGATTTCCCCTTAGACCTGAAACGACCCACTAACGGCGACGATAATGAGTTTTGTAGGTCAAACCATATATTATGAGCAGCCGGTACCTTGAGTTTAAGACGTTTTAGAATACTTAAAGACATATATTATTCGGTATATTTAAGACAAAGTCTAAGAAACAATGTACCTCGGAAACACcaagaaaaaaatatgctagTTTGGATCGCGTCACACCTATGTTTGaggctcggctagatggcgctagtattaatattaatacctaatattattactacaccttataaaacaaagtcacccgccgcgtctgtctgtgccTGTGTGTGTTCGAGATAatctcaaaaagtactgaacggattttcatgcagtTGTCGCGTTCGAACAGAATGATAATTGAGCGActaaatttgttgaaatattCCGATATCTGTTGATCAAGACGGTAAAAATGGTGGTTATCAAAAGCTTTAATTGAAGTAATTGAATACGCTGCCTATACCGATTcagaaacaaaacaatatatggGGTCATTGTACCTCTTATATAGGTCTACTAAAAAGTCTACGATGGCCTTTGACCTTTTATACGGTTAACTTACTACtaccatttttatttaattcccaTGCGTAGTTGGGGCAGGCCGCTAATAATGGTGCTCCCAAACTGGCTGTTATATCATATAATGGTGTGACAGGAACAGCGCGATGTCCCTCACGTCGAAAACCCTTGGTAGTGGCTGTCCTGTTAACGACTTCGGTAAGGTATTACCCCAAGCATTTTGGCTGAGGATATTATAAAGAAGATGTATGGCTTTTGTATAATGTGTTCTTGCGGCTTTACCCGTGTTTTGCAAACTTCGCAGACTTCCGAACCTCAGGATATAGCTGTCTCAAGTTTGcctaaaacaaaaacaatgcAAATCCTATTCGTGTAAGAAGTAatgttaaataagttttgatcTTGGCCAAAAATTGACTACCCAAAGATTATAATACCGAGTATGTAGGGTTACTGATGGCGTTATATTCCACCACAGAATGGGATCCAATCCAATCGAGTCAAAGCAACAGAGAAGAAAATTTATAAGTATTACATACTTTTTCCTTCAGTTTCAAGAACACCATTATGGCCATCATTATCCATATCTGAATAACAGAAATCTACATATTTCAGATTTATGGTTTAATCGCAGGAACATTTTCAGTGTATCTTTTTTTCGGAAATATTTAAAAGAATCGATGATCCTTTCTAATccttttacataatatatggtCACCATAACTTTCCTTTTGGTCTTGAATCATGAATCATAACCTTGGGTGTTTTAAAAATCATTAACGAGATTTCGCAATCGAGAAATAGATGAAACATCTTTAGCCTTCCACTTTCAATTGTTTTAGTAGCTGTAGATAAATCGTCGAAAATCACttaccctcttattcataaacgttcactaaagttatcaagccgataaagttcgtttgtccctttctgaggtatcggtgtgatagaaagggacaaacgaactttatcggcttcataactttaattaacgtttatgaataagggggttagaccattatacaattatacatacataccataCATTATCCTTTAGATTAGTCTACCATTATCCACCTAGCTTAATCTAGATATACCTACGTCATTCAACAAACGTGAGCTATGTGTAATCTGTATGCAAATGCTGATCGACTTGGTACTTAAAGCGagaaacaaataaacaaactcTCTCTTGCATTTGTAAGATGCATTAGTGAGTCTAATAAACTTCGTTCTCTTTGACAAAGACTGGGTACTTGTAGGCAAATATTTATTACTACTtagaatgggagaggatcgggctgcTAAGAGagcgtatctgggaagaccaactgaTAGCCGCCTAagccgcccggcgggtcggcccagataccgctgggaagacagtgtgatggcggatctgtgtcagctacaagccgatgattggcaggaagctgcgcaggatcgggataggtggcgtgctctcgttttggaggccaagactctctttggatcacagagccatattagttagttagtttttttttcaagcggcttcgcttgcgttaaattcgaaacttgcggaatgctctatacaaacttccattCCCCATTTTGGGGAAGTAGGGAGTCAGAGAGCGACAAAAGATGGCCTTTTTCATTCTCCATCCGTTCACTAtctcacataattatttttaaatcgggacttaatcgcgtatgactacatattaaactgacctccaacgtttcagggacggtgttgtccccgtggtcccgatttaaaataattatgtgtaataatcgtgaaagtttaaatcagtgttttaaactatcacgtcaatacatcgctccgttttgccgtgaaagaaggacaaacaaacagacacacttccccatttataatattagtatggattgaggACCTGATTTGTTTTGGcaaaagtttataatttgttattAGCTGTTGTGTCGTCATACATTAAATGAATTCTGTATTGTGGTATCATAAGGGATATCGCAATTTTgtttaaccccttaattgctaagcgAACTAAGCAGTCTTATGTGTTCTGCCTATCCGTTCTGTATATTGACAttagggtttctgatttctcgacctatttgaagtctcgagtttcgagaaatctcgagcccaaagtctcgagtcttctcgagtctcgagtATTTTTTCATAAACTGTAAAATTTCGACAAAATAGTAAACAACAATATGACTAGTATTTTTATCGCACCGCGCTATGATAAAATATGTGTAGGAACAAtaaattttttcttttaaataaacataaatcagattttaacaagaaaactacaattatagtcCTGATAATAATACCTATAATCCTTGGCAACGACTTTAACTGCCCCGCCTGTGCAGGAGTGAGGTACATTAAAATGTCATGCATTAACTCATAATGTCACTGAAATTAAACGTTTATAATAACTTCTTCCTTGTTTCCTCAATGCCGAGGATCgtgaccacaagtagcgtgcaaccattgaacgcggtcataagccatgtgacTGACTGGACGCGGTGCATGGTATACGCTGCCGCCACTCGATTTCTTCatacagtcagaccatctctaaCGAGCCCCACACAAATTCGCCAATTTATGCAATTCGTGATCTCATAATATGTCCGGATAATCTATGGGTCACTCACTCCTGGCATATTTTTGGaagccgtgtggtgatattcacTTTTTGCAAAATATAGATGTCAGTTCTTCTGGCTTTCCAAGttagcagtcttcgccagcaccaaATCTCAAGAGCTTCAATGTTAGCCACGTCAAAGCTTTTCAAGGTCCAAGTTTTGGCACCATACACAAATTTAATTCAAACCAATCCCACGTTAGTTTTACGCGTGATTCCTCTGTTCTTTCAAATCTTATCGAGGTTAGGTTATACGCCGTAAAGCCGGTATGGCTGAAACTGCTATGAGTTTCAGCCATACCGGCTTTACGGCGTATGCCGTCAGTGCCACCACCGTCGCAGCTTATTAACGATCGACGAACGAAGGTTACATGAACGCGCTTTTTCGACTTTTTCGTACTGCGCTTTCGCTTTTAAATAATacgaggctgtcaaaactagccaaaatctctgccagcttacgttggaacgagaggttagatcgctttTATCTCGTCCAAATTTATGGCCGCCGTTCGGCGccgtccccaccgcctcgcAGACCGGGCAGAAGGTAGAAGGTTGCATTTCCCTTCAGTTCGTACTTTACATTCGGAAATCGAGACtctcgagtacctgtcatttttttctcgtctcgaatgaagccgaaattcTCGAGAATTCTCGAattcgagactctcgagcagaaaccctaaTTGACATAGATAGATTTTACTGTTAACATGTATTACCCGTAAATATATTCcaaaaataattaggtactttttatCCCATCGGTCGTCCTCATGAGTatctgaattaaaaaaaatacacaaaatgtGTTACTTTCCAATGGTAATCAATTTACCTTTTCTGATATGtttgtttaaatgttaaatGTTTTCATTTTTAAGGTTTTCTTAGTGTCTGAAAATCTCCCATCGGTTTTAGTCAACCTCCCGCCGTCTCCTTTTGTATCTGCCTgtcggatatttttttttatttatcagataaatattatttattgatatttatttttgtgtttttgtacaataaaaagttactactactactactactactactactataaatAGTTTTATCAGTTCTAGTTTAAGAACCATGTATAATATGTTTTGATGCAATCATGTATTGATcatgtttaatttaatttaatttaaaaaaaaaacatataaatacaCCTTTCTTCTTCTCCCTTTTTTGCTCCAACTAATCAAATATAACCGGCAGCCATCGGATCTTTTGTTCAACACAAATATCATTGTTGTTTCACTACATTGCCTTGTGGGTTTCCAATGTTTGCATAGGTcgaagggttttcttgttagaCAACGCTACCTTTTGAACACGGTACAGTCGGCACAAAAATAACCATGATATAAAATGATCCGGATTATTCAGACAACTACTTCTCGCCTTTAATACCACGTTGAAAAGAAATATATACCAATATTTCTTTGACCGAGCTTGAAAAGTGTAGCTGTTCTTTCAacgttttattttatacgtAGTACGTTTTGTGGTCCGTATAATTATAATCTTCTTATAGAAGAAGGCCAGAATTTAGATGCCAGTATCCAACTTTTCAGATTTTGCCTGGACGTAATAAAAATTTAGACTCAGCTCGAAAAAAGTTGAATTTCAATTGTTCTAACTATCCCTTGGAAATTCTAACCAAGGTGATAATCGTACACAGCAAATGCTTAATAAAGGAATAAATATCTCTAACAGATACCTACTAACAAAATCTCTTGTGACAATTTCCATTCATTAGTTCGGGAAGCGTTTTCTTTTCTACCAACAATTTTCACACTGaccaaaactgaaagttacaagcagaagtctctttctaacctgtcatattagacattgacaaccacttgtaaattgtaacttgtagctccgagaaatgggcccctagtTTCGTTATTTTAGTTTGCAGATCtatagctgagtttagacgtgcaacaTGTTATTGCTACAAGTTTTGAGACCGAattatatgcaagaaagagatgcagatatttgccactcactcgtacctatagttgcgtctcaaaatttgcagcaataacttgctagACCAGTAAGTTATTGCTGCAAATTTTGATGAATGAGAGAAACTCAGCTTATGACCATTCACTGGTTCCATTTATTTTAGCTGTTATAGTTTCTTCTGCTGACTATACCGTTCCGGCCTACACAGACAGCGTGTAACCTTCCTGATTGATATAGTACGCAGGTAGCTCCCGAGTGACTCAGAACTTTAAATGGGTAagtatgggggggggggggtgtacaCGAGTCTTAAGAAAACTGGTTAAGGTTGAATTTAGCTAGTAGTCATGGTATTAAATAAAGAAGCGGGCAAAGCGCCAAAAATATATAGCTACAACCTTAACGTGTAAGCGTTAAAGTTGTGTATACATACTTTTGGAACTTTGTTCGCATTAATAACTTGcctgtacaattgtacatgtgGTGTGGGGGAGTACAGTAAAGTTTTGCACACATAAATCTAAAGTTAAGGAAATAAGGTTGAATTTAGAGATGTCGTTGAGTACATCATTATTTCTACTGTGTTTTCCTTAATCACTGGTAGGCAACTGTCTTATTAAGTACTTGTTACGTCTTGTGAGATAATGGGTTTAAGTAAACAATATGGTTGTTCGTATTGTTTTATTAACAAGGTAAAACTAACTACTTGCAAACTAGAGCATATAATAGCTGTTGATTGTAAAGCGAGAGCAATATAGGTTATCTAAGCGTCCTTAGAGACAGCGTAACTACGTAAACAATAGCCAAAATCATGATAAACAGCTTACCTTCTATAGCCACGACGTGGTCACGAATCTGCTGAGCCAGTAGGGGATCTGGCACCAACTCCACAAGGTCATACAGAGCGTATATAGAAGGATGCACGCTCTCAAACCTCTGTATCTCCTGTCTTATAGACAGGGACGTGTTCAAACACGCCTGCGAGTGCTGCCGGTTACACATAGCGCCTCTCGAACTGAACATTTGATTTTGATACACCACAAAATTCACACCGGGCGATGCATTCTCATTTCAACGCAACGCGAACGATACCGCACATCGCGACGAAACTTTCGACACTTTATAATCTCCAATTCCTTTGCAACACTGAACTTTATTCGTTTAGACACTTGCCACTGTGATGATAATGATTAGAACTGTGATGTAAATAAAGTAAACAAGCTATGAACGAGCGACTCGCTGCGAGCACGAGGAGCGAACCACCCTAGCAGCGGCCATTAGCGGTACTGGCGTTTGGTGCGTCCGCACGCGAGCTGTCAAAACAGacccttttttttattttagcgccatctaccggcgGCGTCATTCGCTCGCTAGTGCTAACTTGAACGCTACTTCACGTAGTGTCGACGCTTATTCATAGATGGCGCGCTAATCAATGTGTGTTGTAAAAATAGAAATGAATAGATTTCACGGTTGAATGGAGGCTTGCTCAACTGTGTAAACGAATGTCCATTGATAAACGTGTTTATATAGATAGTGCTTGTGTGTGTATGCTTGTATGTCACATGGGAATAGTTGGGTAAATATTGTTCTGATAAATACCTATTCTTTTTGTATCCTTCCTTTAAAgcgaagtaggtacctatatcgtATGATGTATCTTTctgagtaggtacagtcaagttctaAATATATTTCCAAGCAACATAATTCCCGATATAATTATGCAAAACACATTCTTTCGTCATTGTCTTAGagaaatgtaaataataattatatttgtcaCATGTCTGCTTGTAAAGATGTTTGTAAATTCGAGCGTACATCTATCTATAAAATAGTCACAAATTAAAtagcaaaatatacaaaaaagaagtaagtacagtcagcagcagaagtgccgtagcgggcaaggtgttcacaattatcctaacacgctcttattgtcttaaaaataagatcgtgtcaagttcattttgaacaccttgcccgctacggcacttctgctgctgactgtctGTACTATGTTTTTAAATTGCATAGTTCTTTTGCCGCCACATAGATAGTGGCGCCGGGATAGACCTATCATATGGAACTAATAACCCTCGACGcagaaacgacggggtgttataagtttgacgtgcctgtctgtctgtgtgtctgtctgtggcatagctttctaacggatgaaccgagtcagatttcgtttttattttggtttgaaagctgaattattcgggagtgttctttggACATGTTTGATGAGACTCGGTCCACTGAgtcggaggtttttcaaaattttaatcttGTATCGTAGTTATGCACTTTAATATAGTTTCAAAATATAAGGTCGTTAGTTTTTAATGTATACATTGTTAAGTATTGTATCATTCAGGTCAAATCATTTGCGGAGTAATGGAATCTACGCTCTATTTGGTAAACACGTAATGTAAATACGTGATTATATTATAGTTcaattatgtataaaattacGTAATTGTTGTACTTTTACTAACATGGGTGGAGAACAGTTTTTTCATCATTTGCAGCTTACAGCCCTTGAGCAAAATTAGATAACAGgcctagagatgggccgaatatggactttgccgaatacgaatattcggccgaacattcggttcagctcttaccgaaccgaacattcggccgaatattcggttacgccatatttttaaagcgaatgttaattttaatctttaaaactatgaaatgattgatcatggttatacatactacaacttacataattattatgttcttatgatttagtggataactaaaacttagttaaaaaacaactctgaactcttcttaactcttaaactacggttttttaacttctttgaaaacaattgtgtttatattttgacgcatttttagtagttccttagaaagctactaaaataggagcttattatccaatggaatacgtaagatcttcattagttatttactttgttaattcggtaaatattcggcaatgcaacggaattatatgccgaataccgaatatttaccgaatattcggcccatctctagataACACTAATATCGTAATATCATATGAAAGGTAAACCATGGAAAATGTGTGACATTCTCTGGGAAAAGGGACCTTATTGACGATGGCGCtcacggcgttatgagcgatgttcgtgtacaaatacgatgCCGCGGGACATAAGCGCCATCTAGAATacggtccctttacccagataacggctcatatattttgacgaccggtctggcgtagtcagtagtgaccctgcctgctgcgccgcggtcccgggttcaaatcccggtaagggcatttatttgtgtgatgagcactgatatttgttcctgagtcatggatgttttctatgtatataagtatttattatatattatatatatcgttgtctgagtacccacatcacaagccttcttgagcttaccgtgggcctcagtcaatctgtgtaagaatgtcctataatatttatttatttattttttatttattttgatattatttcaTGTTATGCCGCAGTCAGTatcgttagtaacttattattaatatGTGGCATGGCTTCCATagacagtgagctgcaaaagtgcattgcgaatttatcaatgaattcatttataatttctccAAGCAATTTCGCAGCTCAATGTACCTCATGTTTTTatcattaaatatttaataatttacttAGGGaagcgggggggggggggggttagaaagaaacaaaaagtagcctatttcactttccatcccttcaactatctccatttaaacaaatatgtcaattcatcgctccgtcttgccgtgaaagatggacagacaaacagacagacacactttcccatttgtaatactactagcttttgtccgcggcttcgcacgcgtcagaaagagacaaaaagtagcctatgtcactctccatcccttcaactatttccacttaaaaaatcacgtcaattcgtggctccgtttagctgtgaaagacggacaaacaaacagacacacactttcccatttataatattatagtatggaatagtatgaatatatttaagtatggatgtactatcagctgcaaaagtgcatggcgaatttatcaatgaattcattcataatttc harbors:
- the LOC125242008 gene encoding centaurin-gamma-1A-like produces the protein MFSSRGAMCNRQHSQACLNTSLSIRQEIQRFESVHPSIYALYDLVELVPDPLLAQQIRDHVVAIEGNISLRLRCGRRFIQGNQKRYLK